A window of the Henckelia pumila isolate YLH828 chromosome 3, ASM3356847v2, whole genome shotgun sequence genome harbors these coding sequences:
- the LOC140890141 gene encoding uncharacterized protein yields MADANGGNLEQLVTAVVERALATRAGGHPPPPPDQNAQLEEIKKLKEEMELLKKKQSGYLATPVRNIPFSAEILEFELPKNFKFPHVGEYDGKGDPKEHLSCFENAALLHKYSDPIKCRVFLNTLTGPEQQWFNLLRPGDIQEFKDFSKAFLHHFASSKKHPTTTLSLFAIKQQGQEDLRAYIRRFSALALEVPTATTDLLISAFTQGLTTGDFLKSLIKKPSYTYDELLARAEKYVNFEEIQVSRLNNGTDRPPSPKSTRTPNTPWKIGPSPRPEILGQFTSFTPLRMGRTQAMRICEEKRLLQRPPWCDQGPRRPKSDKYCDFCNEYGHNTNDYR; encoded by the coding sequence atgGCTGACGCGAATGGAGGAAATCTGGAACAACTTGTCACTGCTGTTGTTGAAAGAGCCCTGGCTACGAGGGCAGGAGGCCATCCTCCCCCACCACCCGATCAGAACGCGCAGTTGGAGGAGatcaagaaattgaaagaagagATGGAGCTCTTGAAGAAGAAGCAGTCCGGATACTTAGCCACGCCAGTCCGAAATATTCCTTTCTCTGCTGAAATACTGGAGTTCGAACTCCCCAAAAACTTTAAGTTTCCACATGTTGGGGAATATGATGGAAAAGGGGACCCGAAAGAGCACCTGTCCTGTTTTGAGAATGCTGCGTTGTTACATAAGTACTCCGACCCGATCAAGTGTCGGGTCTTCCTCAATACCCTGACAGGGCCAGAACAACAATGGTTCAACCTATTGCGTCCAGGGGATATCCAGGAATTCAAAGATTTCAGCAAGGCTTTTCTACACCATTTTGCTAGTAGCAAAAAACACCCCACAACCACTCTCAGCCTTTTCGCCATCAAACAGCAAGGTCAAGAAGATTTGCGAGCATATATTCGTCGATTTAGTGCTTTGGCCCTTGAGGTACCTACTGCCACTACTGATCTGCTCATCAGCGCTTTCACCCAAGGACTTACTACAGGGGATTTTCTTAAATCCCTGATCAAAAAACCGTCGTATACATATGATGAACTACTTGCTCGGGCCGAAAAATATGTAAATTTTGAGGAGATACAAGTTTCCCGGTTGAATAATGGGACGGACAGGCCACCAAGCCCGAAGAGCACCAGGACCCCTAACACACCTTGGAAGATAGGACCATCTCCCCGACCTGAAATCTTGGGACAATTCACATCCTTCACCCCTCTAAGGATGGGTAGGACTCAGGCCATGCgaatatgtgaagaaaaaaGACTTTTACAGAGACCTCCATGGTGTGATCAGGGGCCTCGCAGGCCAAAATCTGATAAGTATTGTGACTTTTGCAATGAGTATGGGCACAATACTAATGACTATCGTTAG
- the LOC140890142 gene encoding uncharacterized protein, with protein MEIADQVVRKGPTLSFGPDDLKGLSDTTHNDALVIRALVANYNVARIFVDSENSVNVLFQETINQKDLGEYKVEPVVTSLFGFTGHAIRPTGLINLPLTLGKDHTSKTRIVSFIIVDAPSAYNVSLGRPAMTTFMVVASALYQKIKFPVGNEVGEVQGDQKISQKCYVEEVQIEQKAVKINHGDRPGPVGWEQVNLLEEDTSLTAEEECEEILICPSTGSVKVSWTLEASLKYQLIQCLMENKDAFAWSVSDLLGVQREVMEHKLNFIRDYRPIIQKKRHFGPEKDAVIQGQVEELLKAGHIQEVYFPTWLSNIVLVPNSSSKWRMCVDFRDLNKACPKDCYPLPRIDQLVDSTSGHELLCFLDVYQGYHQISLAKQDQDKVSFVTSTETYCYVVMPFGLKNVGATYQRLMDKV; from the coding sequence ATGGAGATAGCCGATCAGGTGGTTAGGAAAGGCCCAACCCTTTCCTTTGGCCCGGATGATCTTAAAGGCTTGTCAGATACTACACATAATGACGCACTGGTTATTCGAGCTCTGGTTGCTAATTACAATGTGGCCCGGATTTTTGTGGATTCCGAAAACTCGGTCAATGTACTATTCCAAGAGACCATAAATCAGAAGGATTTGGGAGAATATAAGGTAGAACCAGTGGTGACATCATTATTCGGGTTCACGGGTCATGCCATCCGACCTACTGGATTGATCAATTTGCCGCTCACTTTGGGCAAGGACCATACAAGTAAAACACGGATTGTCAGCTTTATTATCGTGGATGCACCATCAGCATATAACGTTAGCTTGGGAAGACCAGCCATGACTACATTCATGGTCGTGGCTTCAGCACTATATCAAAAGATCAAATTTCCTGTGGGTAATGAAGTTGGCGAGGTTCAAGGAGATCAGAAGATTTCTCAAAAGTGCTACGTAGAAGAGGTACAGATAGAACAAAAAGCAGTCAAAATTAATCATGGTGACCGACCCGGACCTGTAGGTTGGGAACAAGTAAATTTGTTAGAAGAAGATACATCTCTTACTGCCGAAGAAGAGTGCGAAGAAATTTTGATTTGCCCTTCGACCGGGTCGGTTAAAGTTTCTTGGACGCTAGAAGCCTCTCTTAAATATCAGTTAATACAGTGTCTGATGGAGAATAAAGACGCCTTCGCATGGTCCGTATCTGATCTTTTGGGAGTACAGAGAGAAGTAATGGAGCATAAGCTAAATTTTATACGGGACTATCGCCCCATTATTCAAAAGAAAAGACACTTCGGGCCTGAAAAAGATGCTGTGATTCAAGGACAAGTTGAGGAACTTTTGAAAGCAGGACACATTCAAGAAGTATATTTCCCGACCTGGTTATCAAATATAGTACTGGTACCCAATTCTTCGAGTAAGTGGCGCATGTGCGTAGACTTTCGTGATCTGAACAAGGCATGCCCAAAGGATTGCTATCCTTTGCCCCGAATAGATCAGTTGGTGGATTCTACCTCCGGGCATGAGTTGTTGTGTTTTCTGGACGTCTATCAGGGGTATCATCAAATTTCCCTAGCCAAACAAGATCAGGATAAAGTGAGTTTTGTCACCTCCACCGAAACTTATTGCTATGTAGTCATGCCCTTTGGGCTCAAAAATGTTGGAGCCACTTATCAAAGATTAATGGACAAAGTGTAA